The Vibrio toranzoniae sequence AGGCGTAGGACCAAAACGTCGCCAAGCATTACTGAAATATATGGGGGGCTTACAAGAACTTAAACGTGCAACTGTCGAAGAAATAACCAAAGTGCCGGGCATTAGTCATTCTTTGGCAGAAAATATTTATCAAGCATTGAAACAATAGTAAAAATCCCGCACCATTGACGCGCGATTAATAAGAGCCTAATAAAATGCGTTTAAATATACCTAACATTTTGTCCTTACTGCGACTATTTCTGATTCCCGTTTTCGTTGTGGTTTTTTACTTACCTTATGAATGGGCTCCCTTTGCTGCTGCAATGGTTTTTTGGGTGGCGGGCTTCACTGATTGGCTAGATGGCATGCTGGCACGCAAGCTTGGACAAACCTCTCGCTTTGGTGCATTTATTGACCCTGTCGCTGACAAGGTACTTGTTGCGACTGCTCTTATTCTTATTACTGAACATTACCACTCAATTTGGATTACTATTCCAGCGGTAACCATGATTGGTCGCGAAATTATTATTTCCGCGCTTCGAGAATGGATGGCGGAAATCGGCAAACGTGCAAGTGTTGCTGTGTCTTGGGTTGGTAAGGTGAAAACAGTTTCTCAAATGTTCGCGTTATGGGTACTTATTTGGCGCTATGACGATTGGATGGTTTGGGTTGGTTATATTACGCTCTATGCTGCAACGCTTCTAACTTACTGGTCTATGGCACAATACTTGATGGCCGCCAAAGATGATTTGTTAGATGAAAAACATCATTGATAAGAAAGCGAGCTGAGGCTCGCTTTTTTGATCTTAAACCTCAGGTTAAGTTATCAATAGTGGGTATCTAATGTGATATAGATCTCCTTTGAATAACCTGTTCCCAGTGTGTTTTGATCATAAAGTCAGCTATTTGGGCTATTTCGTATGAAATCTATTCAAACGAATTAAAACTACAAAAATAATATTGACTCAATCGTCTGAATCCGTAAAATGCATCCCGTACCCAAGAGGATTGCAGTGAGCGATTCGGTTGGAGTTATTAAGGCGCCTTGGCAGAGTGGCTATGCAGCGGATTGCAAATCCGTGGACCTCGGTTCGACTCCGGGAGGCGCCTCCATTCTAACTACTCTTTTTATTTACAATAGAGAGCAAGTAGCACGAATGCAATTGCGATACTAGCTCAGTTGGTAGAGCGCAACCTTGCCAAGGTTGAGGTCATCGGTTCGAACCCGATGTATCGCTCCAAAATTTGTAGTGTTGATTGGCGTCAGCATTAAGATGGTGTTTTACTTTTCAGTAATCGGCATCGCAATAAAGAATTGCGTGCCCTGGTGGTGGAATTGGTAGACACAAGGGATTTAAAATCCCTCGGCGTTCGCGCTGTGCCGGTTCAAGTCCGGCCCGGGGCACCATCTATTAAAGTCTTTATCTCGATAAAGCAAATGCGATACTAGCTCAGTTGGTAGAGCGCAACCTTGCCAAGGTTGAGGTCATCGGTTCGAACCCGATGTATCGCTCCAAATTAGAAAGCCCGAACAGAAATGTTCGGGCTTTTTTGTTTTCTGCTATTTTAATTTCTCGTTATCCTCAAAAAATTGACACTTAAATATCGATATTTAAACTAATCACCCAACCAAATCTTGTATTTATGAAGCCATCATTAAAAATTATTGATAGTTCATTTCACTTTATGTTACTTTCCCGCTTAATCTCGGAATGGCTGATGTTCAAAAAGAACCATGATTGCTTCTGGGGGATACGCGTAATGACCATTCTTGCTGATTGGGACATTACGTAGGGTAGGTATTGGCTAGTCCTTTAGCTGATAGACGGGATACTTATGGCGCCATTCGCCATGTTAATGGGAAACCCAACATTGAACACACTAACTACAACATTGCTAATCAGCTCTGCATTTCCAAAGGGACTAGCGCTTCATAGCTGTCCGATCCTGCAAAAATGTCCAATTCTTCAAAACAGTAGCATTACTGAACCTTGAGCTTACGTTAACAATTTATCGCTGTCTAAGACGGCCTAATTTCGTGTTCGTCATTTGACTTATACGAGCGTACAGCTATATCTCATTGTCTAGACAATGCACCTACTTCATCATGAACTCTCTAATATAAACAAAGAGTTATAGTGGAATTGCGTCTGGTGAGATGAGTATAAACTCATTCAAGGGGACTTTTATGACTACTGCCTTTGAAGCCGATATCAATACTATCGCAAATTCATTTTCAACTATGGTTCCTATCGTAGAGGGCACTTACGACCTAACACCTGACGCTATTTTGCTCGAGCAAGAACAGCATGAGTCGGATGTTCGTTCTTACCCAAGACGCCTTCCTATTGCTATTAAGCGAGCATGTGGTGCCTTAGTTGAAGATACTCGTGGCCAGCTCTTTCTCGATTGCCTAGCCGGTGCAGGTACACTTTCTTTGGGTTATAACCACCCAGAGATTAACCAAGCACTCAAAGACCAACTCGATTCCGGTCTGCCATACCAAACTCTTGATATCACGACTCAAGCAAAAGAGACGTTTATCAAGCGAGTTAAAGCTTTTCTTCCTCAAGATTTTTCAGATAACTCGGTTCTTCAATTCTGTGGCCCGTCAGGTGCTGATGCTGTTGAAGCGGCAATCAAGCTTGCTAAGCAAACCACAGGTCGTAATACCATGTTTGCTTTCCGTGGTGCTTACCATGGCATGACTAACGGTACCATGGGCATGATGGGTAACCTCGGCACTAAAGAACGTCGTAGCGGCTTGATGTCTGACGTGCACTTTATGCCTTTTCCATACAACCTACGCTGTCCGTTTGGCATTGGCGGTGAAGCGGGTGCTAACGCGAGCATTCGTTACATTGAACGCATGTTGAATGACGACGAGTCAGGTATCATGAAACCAGCCGCGATGATCGTAGAGCCTGTGCAAGGAGAGGGTGGTGTGATTCCGGCTCCTGCTTCTTGGTTACAAGGCCTACGTCGCATCTGTGATGAGCACGGAATCCTACTTATTTTTGATGAAATTCAGTGTGGTGTGGGTAAAACTGGTCATCGATTCGCATTTGAAGAGTCGGGTGTTAACCCTGATATCCTATGTTTGTCTAAAGCGATCGGTGGCGGACTGCCTATGTCGCTGCTGGTATTCGATAAGAGCATCGATACATGGAAAGCGGGTGAGCACACGGGTACTTTCCGTGGTAACCAACTGGCAATGGTGTCTGGCGCTAAAGCGTTGGAAATCATCGAACGTGATGGTTTGGTTGAGCACGCGAACATTGCAGGCCAATACCTACGTCACGGGTTAGAGAAGATTCAATCTCGCGTGAGCTGTATTGCTGAAGTACGTGGTAAAGGCCTAATGCTTGGCGCTGAGATCAAGCAATCAAACGGCGAGCTCAACAAATTTGGTGAGCCGGAATCTGACGGCGAACTCACCCTAGCGATTCAACGCGCAGCATTAGAGCGTGGTTTGATGGTCGAGAAGGGCGGTCGTGATGGCTCTGTGATTCGCTTCCTACCACCGATGATTATCTCTTTCGAGCAGATAGACTTTGCACTGCGCGTGATGGAAGAAGCCATTATTGCGGTAGGCGGAGGTGTTCAACAAGATCAAGCTTCAAGTGAGCAGGCAAACCAAGAGTGGAACAAGCATTTCATTCACACCGGCCTAGGCGGTAGCGACGAATTCGCAAACGTAATGAACCAAACCACTCAAGCAATGAAAGCGGTGTTTGAGCAGGTTGAAACGCCATACTCAGGTCTAGAACCAAAAGTGCTAGAGGCAGCAATCAAGGCTGTCGACCTAGACAACAACCAACACGCTTTAGTTGATGTTGTGGACAGCACTGCTGACTTAGTTGCAGCTAACTCTATCTTTGTGCAACATCCTGACTGTATTGCACACCTTCACACTCCTCCTCTTATGGCATCAGTCGCTGCGGAATCAATTATCGCGGCCCTGAACCAATCAATGGATTCATGGGACCAAGCATCTGCTGCGACTTATGTTGAGCAGCGTGTGGTGGATTGGATGTGTGACAAATACCAACTTGGCGATCAAGCGGACGGCGTTTTCACCAGTGGCGGCACGCAAAGTAACCTAATGGGTTTATTGCTTGCGAGAGACTGGGTTGCGGATAAGCACAATGGTCATTCTATCCAAAAGCTTGGCTTACCAGAATACGCGAGCAAGCTTCGTATCTTGTGCTCAAACAAATCTCACTTCACGGTTCAAAAATCCGCTTCACTACTTGGTTTAGGCGAGAGCGCGGTGTGCTGTGTTGAAACAAACGCTAATGGCACCATCAAACCGGATTTATTAGACGCAGAAATCAAAGCACTCAAAGCTCAAGGCCTGATTCCTTTTGCGGTAGTGGGTACGGCAGGGACAACCGATCACGGCGCTATCGACGACCTTGATGCGATTGCAGACATCGCAAGCAAACAAGCCCTTTGGTTCCATGTCGACAGTGCTTACGGTGGCGCGCTTATCTTAAGTAGCCACAAAGCTCGTTTACAAGGCATCGAAAAAGCGGATTCTGTGAGTGTCGATTTCCACAAGCTTTTCTACCAAACAATCAGCTGCGGCGCGGTGTTGTTGAAAGACAAAGCGAACTTTAAGTACCTTCTGCATCACGCAGATTACCTAAACCGTGAACACGATGAGCTGCCGAACTTAGTCGACAAGTCTATCGCGACGACCAAGCGTTTTGATGCATTGAAAGTCTTCATGACGATGCAAAGCGTTGGGCCAAAGCAGTTGGGCGATATGTACGACCATCTTCTTGAGCAAACGCTAGAAGTAGCAGACCTGATTCAAAACCAAGTTGACTTAGAGCTACTCGCGGAACCTTCACTATCAACAGTGCTGTTCCGATCTAAGCCGAACAATAAGCAGTCAGCAAACGATGAGCTAGATTTAGACAAACTGAATCAAACGCTAAGACTGGAAGCCCTGACTCGTGGTGTTGCGGTGCTTGGTGAAACGGTCGTGGATGGTAAGAGCGCGCTTAAATTCACTATCTTGAACCCGTGCTTAAAGACATCAGATTTCAAATCTCTAATTAACAAAATTCAAACTCTAGCCACTGAGCTAGCAGAACAACAAGGGTAATTAATACTATGGCTATTCTACAAATTGGTGCAGGCGGCGTTGGTTGGGTTGTTGCACATAAAGCAGCACAAAATAACGAAGTACTGGGTGATATCACAATCGCTTCTCGCACAATCGCGAAGTGTGAACAAATCATCGAATCGATTAAAGGTAAAAACAACCTTAAAGATTCAACTAAAAAACTAGAAGCTCGCGCAGTAAATGCTGACGATGTTGATGCACTTGTTGCTCTGATTAACGAAGTGAAACCAGACCTAGTCATCAACGCTGGTCCTCCTTGGGTAAACATGGCGATCATGGAAGCGTGTTACCAAGCAAAAGTATCTTACCTAGATACATCGGTAGCGGTTGATCTATGTTCTGAAGGCCAACAAGTACCACAAGCTTATGATTGGCAATGGGGTTACGGTGAGAAGTTCGCTGAAGCTGGCATCACAGGTATTCTTGGTGCGGGTTTCGATCCAGGTGTGGTTTCTGTATTTGCAGCGCACGCGGTTAAGCACTTGTTCGATGAGATCGATACGATCGACGTAATGGACGTAAACGCAGGCGACCACGGTAAGAAGTTTGCGACTAACTTTGACCCAGAAACCAACATGCTTGAGATTCAAGGCGATTCTTTCTACTGGGAAAATGAAGAGTGGAAACAAGTACCTTGTCACTCTCGTATGCTTGAGTTTGATTTCCCTAACTGTGGCTCTCACAAAGTGTACTCAATGGCGCACGATGAAGTTCGTTCAATGAAGGAATTCATCCCAGCTAAGCGCATCGAATTCTGGATGGGCTTTGGTGATGCTTACCTGAACTACTTCAACTGCATGCGTGATATCGGCCTTCTAAGCCCAGATCCACTAACACTGCACGATGGTACTGTGGTTCAACCTCTTCATGTTCTTAAAGCACTACTACCAGATCCAACGTCTTTGGCTCCGGGCTACACAGGTTTAACGTGTATCGGAACTTGGGTTCAAGGTAAGAAAGACGGCAAAGAGCGCAGCGTGTTCATCTACAATAACGCAGACCACGAAGTGGCTTACGAAGACGTAGAGCACCAAGCGATCTCTTACACTACGGGTGTTCCTGCAATCACGGCTGCACTTCAGTTCTTTCGTGGCGAATGGGCTGATAAAGGCGTGTTCAACATGGAGCAGCTAAACCCAGACCCGTTCCTAGCAACCATGCCGGAAATCGGTCTAGATTGGCATGTTCAAGAGCTAGAGCCTACAGCTGGTTTACCTCTGATCCACACTTTGAAGTAATTTCTGGCTCTTTGCCCTCGTTGCGTTGTCCTAGCGATAAGGGCAAAGTTCTGCGAATTCCATTCAAAGTCTTATGATTGACGAGAACGTATTATTACAAGCCGATGCTGTTGCGTCGGCTTTGTTCGATTATCATGTGCCTTCGTGAACTCGATGGCCGCAAGGTATTAACATGCAAAACAATGAACTAAAAACGCCTTATTTCATGATCAACGAAGACAAGTTGATTACGAACTTAGAGAAAGCCAAGCAGCTGAAGGAGATTTCAGGTGTGAAGTTGGTATTGGCACTTAAGTGTTTCTCGACATGGGGTGTGTTTGACATCATCAAGCCTTACCTCGATGGCACGACCAGCTCTGGTCCATACGAAGTGAAACTTGGCCACGAAACCTTTGGCGGTGAAACGCACGCTTACAGTGTGGGTTACAGCGAAGATGACGTGAGAGAAGTCGCGGATATTTGCGACAAGATGATCTTCAACTCACAAAACCAATTCGAAGCTTACCGTCATATTGTTGAGGGCAAAGCGTCTCTGGGTTTGCGTCTAAACCCGGGCGTGAGCTACGCAGGACAAGACTTAGCAAATCCTGCGCGTCAATATTCTCGCTTAGGTGTTCAAGCTGACCATATCAAACCTGAGATCTTCGATGAGATTAATGGCGTGATGTTCCACATGAACTGTGAGAACAAAGACGTCGACGCATTTATCGGCCTGCTTGATTCAATCTCAGAGCAGTTTGGTGAGCACTTAGATAAGTTAGACTGGGTGAGCATGGGCGGTGGTGTGTTCTTCACATGGCCGGGATACGACATCGAGAAACTTGGCCTTGCACTAAAAGCCTTTTCTGAAAAGCACGGCGTGCAGATGTACCTTGAACCGGGTGAAGCCATCATCACTAAAACAACAGACTTAGTTGTGACAGTGGTTGATATCGTTGAGAACGTGAAGAAAACGGCGATTGTGGATTCAGCAACCGAAGCACACCGTCTTGATACGCTTATCTACAATGAACCAGCATCGGTATTAGAAGCGTCTGAAAACGGCAGTCATGACTACGTTATTGGTTCGTGTTCATGTCTGGCGGGTGATCAGTTCTGTGAAACAAGCTTTGATGAGCCGTTGAAGATTGGTCAAAAGCTTCACTTGTTGGACAGTGCGGGTTACACCATGGTGAAATTGAACTGGTTCAATGGTTTGAAGATGCCATCGATCTACTGTGAGCGCAGCAATGGCGACGTTCAAAAGCTGAATGAGTTTGGCTATGAAGACTTCAAACGTTCATTATCACAATGGTCGGTTAAGTAACGAGTCTTAGGTTCAAAACAACAAATAGGGCAGCCAATGAGCTGCTCTATTTTGTTTTTAAATGTCCGTTAGTCAGAAAATAGAATATAAAATTGAGAGCGACCAGTTAACCTTCAATTATCACTCGAGTATCTTCGCTAAGCGTTTCTAGCTCATTCACTACGTCTTCGATCTGAACTTCGATTGGCAGCTTAACCGCTATCTTGGAAGTAAATAGGCTTGAGCTTACACCGCCGCCGCCAGCGATAAAGACTCGGTGGCAGTCCATATCTAGAATGCTGATTCCTTGTCTATCCAATACATGTGTTACTTCGTTGACGATACCTGCTCGGTCGTTCGAGTCGAGTCTAAGGTGATGTATCGTGTCTTGGACATTGTGTGAATGGTCTGAATCGACAAATTGCACGATGAGATCCGGATTAGCGCTGAAGGCTTCTTTAACAATCGATTCGTTGATGGCTGGAAGTTCAACTTTGAGTACACCCGCGACTTGGTCTTCAATAAAATTCACTTTACTGATGAGCCATTTTCCGTCGTTTTCGTGAGTAACCGCAGCAAGTTGCTTGATTGTTGCTGGTGATGCTTTTCCGATAAAGTTTACGATAAATGTACTGTTCATATCAGCCCCCAAAGTTTCGATTAATCGTTGCCAATTAAATGTTTGATATCACGCGATAAAGTTCTTTAATTTCAGTGTAGAAGGTTACATCGAACAATGTTTGACCTGTGTCAATTTTTGAAACTAAGCTGCGATACAAAAAAAGAGAATGAAGGCTAGGGCACAAA is a genomic window containing:
- a CDS encoding glycine cleavage system protein R; protein product: MNSTFIVNFIGKASPATIKQLAAVTHENDGKWLISKVNFIEDQVAGVLKVELPAINESIVKEAFSANPDLIVQFVDSDHSHNVQDTIHHLRLDSNDRAGIVNEVTHVLDRQGISILDMDCHRVFIAGGGGVSSSLFTSKIAVKLPIEVQIEDVVNELETLSEDTRVIIEG
- the pgsA gene encoding CDP-diacylglycerol--glycerol-3-phosphate 3-phosphatidyltransferase — protein: MRLNIPNILSLLRLFLIPVFVVVFYLPYEWAPFAAAMVFWVAGFTDWLDGMLARKLGQTSRFGAFIDPVADKVLVATALILITEHYHSIWITIPAVTMIGREIIISALREWMAEIGKRASVAVSWVGKVKTVSQMFALWVLIWRYDDWMVWVGYITLYAATLLTYWSMAQYLMAAKDDLLDEKHH
- a CDS encoding carboxynorspermidine synthase; the encoded protein is MAILQIGAGGVGWVVAHKAAQNNEVLGDITIASRTIAKCEQIIESIKGKNNLKDSTKKLEARAVNADDVDALVALINEVKPDLVINAGPPWVNMAIMEACYQAKVSYLDTSVAVDLCSEGQQVPQAYDWQWGYGEKFAEAGITGILGAGFDPGVVSVFAAHAVKHLFDEIDTIDVMDVNAGDHGKKFATNFDPETNMLEIQGDSFYWENEEWKQVPCHSRMLEFDFPNCGSHKVYSMAHDEVRSMKEFIPAKRIEFWMGFGDAYLNYFNCMRDIGLLSPDPLTLHDGTVVQPLHVLKALLPDPTSLAPGYTGLTCIGTWVQGKKDGKERSVFIYNNADHEVAYEDVEHQAISYTTGVPAITAALQFFRGEWADKGVFNMEQLNPDPFLATMPEIGLDWHVQELEPTAGLPLIHTLK
- a CDS encoding pyridoxal phosphate-dependent class III aminotransferase, whose translation is MNSFKGTFMTTAFEADINTIANSFSTMVPIVEGTYDLTPDAILLEQEQHESDVRSYPRRLPIAIKRACGALVEDTRGQLFLDCLAGAGTLSLGYNHPEINQALKDQLDSGLPYQTLDITTQAKETFIKRVKAFLPQDFSDNSVLQFCGPSGADAVEAAIKLAKQTTGRNTMFAFRGAYHGMTNGTMGMMGNLGTKERRSGLMSDVHFMPFPYNLRCPFGIGGEAGANASIRYIERMLNDDESGIMKPAAMIVEPVQGEGGVIPAPASWLQGLRRICDEHGILLIFDEIQCGVGKTGHRFAFEESGVNPDILCLSKAIGGGLPMSLLVFDKSIDTWKAGEHTGTFRGNQLAMVSGAKALEIIERDGLVEHANIAGQYLRHGLEKIQSRVSCIAEVRGKGLMLGAEIKQSNGELNKFGEPESDGELTLAIQRAALERGLMVEKGGRDGSVIRFLPPMIISFEQIDFALRVMEEAIIAVGGGVQQDQASSEQANQEWNKHFIHTGLGGSDEFANVMNQTTQAMKAVFEQVETPYSGLEPKVLEAAIKAVDLDNNQHALVDVVDSTADLVAANSIFVQHPDCIAHLHTPPLMASVAAESIIAALNQSMDSWDQASAATYVEQRVVDWMCDKYQLGDQADGVFTSGGTQSNLMGLLLARDWVADKHNGHSIQKLGLPEYASKLRILCSNKSHFTVQKSASLLGLGESAVCCVETNANGTIKPDLLDAEIKALKAQGLIPFAVVGTAGTTDHGAIDDLDAIADIASKQALWFHVDSAYGGALILSSHKARLQGIEKADSVSVDFHKLFYQTISCGAVLLKDKANFKYLLHHADYLNREHDELPNLVDKSIATTKRFDALKVFMTMQSVGPKQLGDMYDHLLEQTLEVADLIQNQVDLELLAEPSLSTVLFRSKPNNKQSANDELDLDKLNQTLRLEALTRGVAVLGETVVDGKSALKFTILNPCLKTSDFKSLINKIQTLATELAEQQG
- the nspC gene encoding carboxynorspermidine decarboxylase: MQNNELKTPYFMINEDKLITNLEKAKQLKEISGVKLVLALKCFSTWGVFDIIKPYLDGTTSSGPYEVKLGHETFGGETHAYSVGYSEDDVREVADICDKMIFNSQNQFEAYRHIVEGKASLGLRLNPGVSYAGQDLANPARQYSRLGVQADHIKPEIFDEINGVMFHMNCENKDVDAFIGLLDSISEQFGEHLDKLDWVSMGGGVFFTWPGYDIEKLGLALKAFSEKHGVQMYLEPGEAIITKTTDLVVTVVDIVENVKKTAIVDSATEAHRLDTLIYNEPASVLEASENGSHDYVIGSCSCLAGDQFCETSFDEPLKIGQKLHLLDSAGYTMVKLNWFNGLKMPSIYCERSNGDVQKLNEFGYEDFKRSLSQWSVK